In one window of Henckelia pumila isolate YLH828 chromosome 1, ASM3356847v2, whole genome shotgun sequence DNA:
- the LOC140862820 gene encoding uncharacterized protein, translated as MSYAKNLEANTAVAVTEVVPQIVEKPRSEWTTEDKKKVNLYNVAKGILYKTLDKNTFSKIKIFKIGKKIWEKLIQLCERNEQTKENKLSVATQKFENIIMKPGESMSEFDERVNNIIIELNALDKTYPNQELILKVIRGLPKEWDVKTMTVRESKYLNKHELHDLFADLLP; from the exons ATGTCGTATGCAAAAAACCTTGAG GCCAATACTGCAGTTGCTGTGACAGAAGTAGTTCCCCAAATAGTTGAGAAGCCCAGAAGTGAATGGACTACAGAGGACAAGAAGAAAGTCAATCTATACAATGTGGCTAAAGGCATCTTGTACAAGACCCTTGACAAGAACACATTCagcaaaatcaaaatatttaaaattggaaaaaaaatttgggaaaaacttaTTCAACTATGTGAAAGAAATGAGCAAACTAAAGAGAACAAACTGTCTGTGGCAACACAGAAGTTTGAAAATATCATAATGAAGCCCGGTGAATCAATGTCAGAATTTGATGAAAGAGTTAACAACATCATCATCGAGCTCAACGCACTTGATAAAACTTATCcaaaccaagaacttatctTGAAAGTGATTAGAGGACTTCCCAAGGAGTGGGACGTCAAGACCATGACAGTGAGagaatcaaaatatttaaacaaacaTGAACTTCATGATTTGTTTGCTGATCTTTTACCCTAA